GTTTATTTGTACAGGACTTTCCAAACACaaagtagttcaaagtgctttacatagaacgagatataaaaatcaaacatcaaatttcagacaatataCAGAGAATAAAATGGcacataaaaataaacaaaataaaagttACAGTGCGggagattctaattaaaagcctgtttctatgctgtatttttCAATCATTCTATGACTCTTAAAATAGAGCATGAGAAGTAAGTGCAAGAGTAGGCTGTATGGCCCTTACAGACTGTCCTGCCTTTAAATAACTTTGTGCTTGATCTGATCTGATCAATTATCCTTACAAGACCATCGCTTTGTCCCAAGAATTAATCTAGTGAACCTACAAATTATTTACAGTGCAAATGTAAACCTCTGTAAATAAGTAACTTTCCATTTACCTTTCTAATCACTTGCTGTGCCTACATGTGAACTTCTTGTGGTTCAAGAACAACACCTGGGTCTCCCTGTACGTCAGCATTATGTACTCTCCCCACTTCTGCTTTCCTATTGTTCTTAAGGTATTTAACCTCAAATTTCCCTTGATTACTTTTCAAGTGCCATATTTTCATCTACTTCCTTATGTATATTCCTTTGTAGGCTCTTTGTAGATTTTTACAAAACTTGCCTTTACACTTATGACAGTAATTGTTAGTAAATCTGCCTACTAAGTAGATGGGGGGACCAAGGAAGACAGTCATATTGACTGAACTGACCCTGTTGCATCACACAAGTTATAACTTGGGCAAGCAATTAAGTTCCCTGTCTTCGAAACCTCGAAGCAAGTGATCATGGCAGAACTGAAAATTCCTTGCGGAGACCAGATTGAGGAGGAGTTTGAGAGTAAGAAAGAGAAATACCAGGAGCTGGTGGAGCAGTGCCAGACACGGATGGAGGACACAGTACAAGTCTGTGGAGGTTTCTCTGGCTGCTTGCTGTGCAGAACCTACGCTCTCTCTTTGGCATTTTGGACACTGCAAGGAGAAGAGCCATCTGACCGTCTCAGAGGCTGCCGAGTGAGCCTCCGGATGGCTATGGACCAAAAGGGATAACCCGTGgaccagtgctgctgggacacaagctagGGTTTGGTCACCCCTGGGCAGGAGTGTCTGGTGTTGAAAGTCCTGAAACAGCTGATggccccaggttacatcactgatcaTGTGTCCTCGCACATCCTAGAAAGTTTCTGATTAtcagagagtcatagaaatgtagcgcaggcccttcggcccatctagtccttgtcgaaactgcttactcccattgacctgccccAGGACCCTAGACCTCCAcacccttaccatccatgtacctatccaagctttgCTGAAACGTTGAAATGGAGTTCGTGTGcgctacttgtgctggcagctcctaTCATGCCAATGTGACAGTGATCCATAGATAAACACGTGTCTATTACACCAAATCCATAAGATTATGCGCAGTAATACtttatgtggcatcttatcaaaaaACTTTTTGGGAATTCCAAATACTTTATATCTTCAGTATCCTTTTTCTACCTTGTCTGTTGCATCCTCAACAAATttcaataaattttttaaaatatgattCCTTTCATAAAACCACATTGGCTCTGTGAAAAGTCTAATAGTTTGTAAATACCCACTTACAGATTCCTAAAACAAATTATTTCCCTGCATTTTCCAGAGCTGGAGGTTCTGGTGTTTTGTCTTTTTTGATTTGGAACCTTTTCTTCGTGGTTTCCATTGGGTCCTTTCCAGAATCAAGGGAATTTTGAAAGATTATCATCAACACCTAAAGGGTGTGTGCATATACATCCACTGCACACGAACTTCAAAGTTCATGTCAAATTtcttttgattctgattttgaaatgaGCCTGCCCACACTCATTATTTTTCTCCATTCTTTCCGTCTGTAGAAAGAGCAGTACACATTGGTTGAAAACAGTAAAGAGAAAATATTACTGAGAGGAAATTCTGTTTATTATTATATTACGGGTTTCATTAAATATATAATGAGTTATCTTTCTTTAATAGGGATGTATAGTGCCAGATCTTCATTTGGTAAGAGGTATGTTAGAATGCCGAGCAACACatgaaaagtgctggaggaactccatagGTCAGGCCgtgtctatggaaataaataaacagctgacatttcaggctgtgaCCATACATCAGGACTGGTGAAGCCCAAGTTGTcgactggttattcatttccatggatgctacctgacctgctgagttcctccagcattttgtgtgcattgctctggatatccagcatctgcggaatctcttgtgtttgttagAATGCAGTGTGTTTATGGGAAATAGACCTTGCACCAGAAAGTCCATCAGCTCACACTGCCTAGTACCACTTGCTCAGATCAGATGATCTTCTGCACTTGCTTTCTTCCTGGATTTTATTCTGGCTTATTTGCAAAGTTGATGAACAATGGAAGATGCTACAAGCAAAGTGTGTGAAATCTCGGAATAAGAAGACCTACATTGATTTTGGTGGCCTCTTAGATCTTCCAGAATGACTTGTGTCAatgaccagtgtgagaatggttTTGGTGCCTGTTTGACTCCAGCTCCACCTTGCCATTTAAGACAAAATGAAGATTGCTTGTTCGTTGTTGAATCCTGCTGTGGAGAGTATCAATCTGAAAGCAGTTGATAGCTATATaaaaatccaagcaatgcacacaaaatgcgagagaaactcagcaggccagtcagcatctaaggaaaagagtcaacattttgggctgagacccttcatcgggatattttgtgtgtgttgctttgatttccagcatctgcagattttctcttgtccgtGTAGCTTTAAACATCTTTATTTATAACTAAAATCACAACAGTGTGCCTGAAATCTTTGCTTTGGTTGTGGTCACCTAattttaacaacacacacaaaatgctggtggaacacagcaggccaggcagcatctatagggagaagtacagtcaacgtttcgggccgagacccttcgtcaggacacacgaggggtctcggaccgaaacgtcgacagtgcttcttcctatagatcctgcctggcctgctgcgttctgccagcattttgtgtgtgctgcttgaatttccagcatctgcagatttcctcgtgtttacctaaTTTTGACAAAGGTGTTGTTCATGCACCTACAcaaaaatcctgagcaacacacaaaatgctggaggagcttagcaaatcaggcagcatctacctgatgaagtgtctcagcctaaaacattgactgtctattcccctccataaatgctgcccgatcttctgagttcctccaacattccatgTCTGCAGAGACTctccagaatctctcgagtccaTAAAAATCCCGAACTATACATCTTCCAGGATAGCATTTTCAGCTTTTATCATCACAGTCCATGTAAATCTTCTCCTGTGATTCAGAAGTGAGGACGGATGGCATTTTGGACATTGGACTGATTTTTCTTCTTCTTCGTAAGCCCATCAACCCTAGTGATGcataggctgccaacagcagctcgccaggctcctctgtcctgggccaatcAAGGTCGTTGGAGCTTctatagctctgggtttttacaggatgggccTATGCCCAACCcgtctcctttcacagccgggcttgaGACCATCCATGACAGAGTTGGACGGATTTTCGTTTCTCAGTTATGTGGATCATTGGATGCAACTCTCACTGCAATGTGCAGAGGCATTGAACTCCCCCAGTATGTCACATTACATTCTGCCCTCATCACTAAGGAAGAGTTAGCGTTTATCCATGATACAATATAGCATCAATGATCTTGGCAGGCAAAACATTGAAAGCATAAGAATCAATTGCACATTGATTACTTTGCACAGCACTTCAATTACTGCTTGTGATACTAGCAGTTGAAATCAATCTGCTGTTTCGGCAGAAGCGTCTATCCATTCGCAATAACTTCATTAATACCCACAAGAGGAATGCTAAAATTGTTGCATGCTTGTATTGGCAGTAATATTCACTGGGCTGGAATATTGGGAAAACCAGTCCTTaagtggagtattgtgtgcaccaGTTTAAGTCTATATCCAAAAAAAATTAATAACCTTAAAATTATTTGTTAGAAAAATCAAAACAGAATTAATATCAGAACTTCAGACCCATGATGCTGGCTACAGTAGCAATTTGAAATTAGAACAAATGAAGAGTTATTTAATTCTGCAAGCTTGCTTTGCTCTTCACTGGAACTACAACAAATCTCTGTGACCTGGCTCCAAATTCTTATTTCTGTCTTTAGGGAGGGAGGTTAGAAAGCCAGCCTTTGGTCCATTGACTTCTTGGGATGTGCAGTATATATTTGTAGATAATGTAACCTGCAGGTAAAATAAACGTATAGTATGCACAAAATTTTAAAACTTATGAACCAGTGAAATTTCAATCAGCTGAAGTTTTTCTACAAAATCTGAAGAGAAAATGGTTTTAATGTAGGCTTGAATATTGTACTGTGCAATTGATCATAGATGTAGAAGAATGCTACACTTCAGTTTTAGATCATTTAAATAATGCAAGCAAAGCTTTCACTGGATCTCATCATGtgataataaaaaaacaattaatttttTATTTAAAGCTCTATGTTCAAGTTTCAAAAATAATAATCAAAATGAGTTTAACTACAGCTCAACACCACCTTCCACAAAAATCAGAGCACAGAATTTCATTATGGTGCAGTGAGAAGACTTGCAGCTACTAactaaattaaattaattttaaaatgtttttatgTAAATTACTCAGATTTTAATTGCCCTATTCATCAGCTGACTTTTCACAATTTCAGAGCTCTAAAGAAACAAACCACAGACAATCCGAATTTCCAAGTTGTCTGAACCTGCCTGTGTTACTTTGAAAATGCACCCATTCCAAATGGTACTCATGTTCATCCTTGTCTTTTTTTTGTCAAACAGGGAATCTGAAGTTGCTGATCTCAAGTCCCAGCTTGCCCGCATGCGGGAGGACTGGATCGAAGAGGAATGTCACCGAGTTGAAGCTCAGCTGGCACTAAAGGAAGCTCGCAAGGAGATTAAACAGCTCCGTGAGGTGATTGACACCATGAAGAACAGTTTGGTCGAGAAGGATAAGGGGGTtcaaaaatattttgttgatattaatatcCAAAACAAAAAACTGGAGTCTTTGCTGCAGAGCATGGAGTTAGCCCAGAATGGTGCTTCGAGGGATGATTCATCGTTGGACTGCATGTGCTCTTCACCGGTGAAATCATTGGCTCGCAGTGCAACCTACACAAAAATGGCTGAAGCCATGGATGTTGGAGACCAGGCTGTTGAGGAGATGGCTGATAGCGGCCTGCTTGCCAACGACGATATGGCAAGCAGGACCGATCTCTTTGACCAGTTACTGAGGTCAAAACCCACTGATGGTTGCTCTGGAGATGGCAGTTGGACacaagccaatgaaatgcagtcaaTTCTTAGCAACAGTGCAGCTTTTGATGTGTCTGCTCCCAATATTATCTTCATGACGAATGATAATAGGCTAGTCAGGGAACAAGCTATCCAGACTGACGTAGTGCCATATAGTCCAGATGTACAAAGCCTCATTCTACATATTCTAAAATCACAACATAACACCCCAATCAGCCCCATATCTTCAACCTGGGTGTCAGATCTTGGCCAAGAAGTATGCCCATCAGAGTTTGAAACAAAAGCTACTGATACTTTGATGGATTTAACCCCAAACAGTCCCAATACTACAATTCTAGTGTCTAAGTTAGAATCTGTGAACCACTTCAAGAGCCCTCAGGCACACACCTGCAGCGAACAAGCACAGTACCAACCCAGCGTCAGCGGTATGACAGAGCCCACTTTCACATCCGCCTTTGACCAGACCGATAACAATGAATTCAGTGTCTCAGAGGAACAGCCGGTGTGTCAGAGAAGTTACTGGAGCAAGCATTTTATTGTTGACTTGTTGGCAGTGGCTGCCCCTGTAGTGCCTACCTTGGTGTGGATTTTCTCCACGCGCAGAGGGGGCTCAGGGGCACTGTACAATATTGGGGTTCTGCTGCGTGGGTGCTGTCTAGTGGCCTTGCACTCACTGCGCACGCAGCACACGCAGCTGTTCCCCACTTCTTTCAAAAAATGAACCCACTAATTGCACTTAACGTTTTTAGTTTAGGACACTTGAAAACAAAAATACTGGAATTAGCTTACTGAGTTGTGCTTGTGTGTGGCTAGATgtgtttcatcacatcagtgagATTTAATTTGCACTGCTGATAAGTATAGATTATTGACTTAAGGCGATATGAGTTTACAGTGTGGCAAGTGGCTTATGAAGAATGGTTAATTTATCATTGTGAATGTGTCCCTTGAATGAAGGAGCGAAAGTCATTGAAGTGGCCAAAGTTGAACCTCTGCTGAGCAATATAGCAAATTACTCTGTAGAGGTCATGTTTCGCAAAAAACATGAGAAAGTGGAGTATTAAACGTACAAGCTGGAATTCAATTTACAACATTACTAAAGTACTGTTTTAAACACCGGTTATTTCTTAATAGTGAAAGCTGCTTTTAAGGTTCATCCCTTCTAAGGCAGCTGGTTCCAGAATCTCCTCATACATTGGTTCAGCTGTATATATCGTTGCTGCTTTAGGAGCTGCAGTTTAATGGCTATGCTGTATTTTTATGTTGATAATAATATGGAGTGCAACCAAAGCTTCTTGGCCTTCTGTCAGTGTGTTCTGAACCCCTGTAACTGTTGTGTTGCATCAAGGCAAGTATCAACTAGTTGAAGCAGTTTATGTGACAGTGACCTGTTCTGAGTGTGGCTATGTACAGTCCATGGACCTGctttaaaaagtagtgagcaGATTGCCTCTCTGTACTTGCTATTTACAAAATAGCATTctttattttgtatgtgttgttttcgAGCCATGTGCAATATTGCGGAATAACTTTTCTTTATTGTATTTAAGATGTTTCTATATTAAAGGTTATAAATTTATTAAATTAACGCATGCCAAAAAGTCACCTGAACTTTTTGTCTCTTTTGTCTCCTCTAAAGCTCCAAATACAGTTCTTAAAACCAGTTTTGCCTAATTGGTATTCTTGTTAATATCAGAATTCAGTGTCCATATCAAATGCTTATGGTTACAAATAATAACttacaatatatttacaaataaTAACTTGTACTCTGCTACATAATTCATCTCAATCTCAAGCACTGAAGAGGACTTTCACTTTTTGCAACAGCTCCACAGTCTCACAGTGTCCATTCAAAGGTATTTAAGTTTGTTTAACAATTAGCATAAATTCATGGCTCTAAACATTAATAAATTATTTAAGATTATTATTACCGTATTCCAAAATGTGGATAGCTTGTAAGATTTTGGAATTAATACTTAAGGGTTTCATTGTTAATTTGCGACTATATATTGCAGTATATTTTTATACAACATTATTAATATTCAACAAGCTGTTCTGGCCCAACGAGTCCGTTCCACCCCACTGCGCCCATGTGACTAACTACCCTGGCAACTTGTACATCTTTGCAATGTGTGAGGAAAGcaatgcagtcacggggagaacgcacaaactccttacagacagggatgggaatcgaacccaggtcactggcgttTCCATGCCGCTCCACTTCAGTGGTCTTTAAACTGTCCAAGTACTTTCTCCTACCTCAGGTTACAGGTTCCAACCTCATTCCAGACACGAGAGCATAATCTAGGTTGACATTTTGGTCAGTCAGTACGAGGAGGGTTCTGCACAATGAAGGTGGTCTCCTTTGGATGAGATTTTAGGTTGAAGCCTTGACTTTCACCTGGATAGCTATTAAAGATCCAATGGTTCTAGTTTTGAAGAACAGCAAGGGTGCTG
This sequence is a window from Hemitrygon akajei chromosome 1, sHemAka1.3, whole genome shotgun sequence. Protein-coding genes within it:
- the sybu gene encoding syntabulin isoform X4, whose product is MEQNQKVQEKRSPRSRIPRLVLRPYSHIQKGSPSSESPLSEEDSRDYDLSSSQSRRSATTVSSISFCSDDTGCPSSQSVSPVKSPSKLTSILLTIPTVNKEERGRKIASGTATEWNGQHIRHKREQKSCLVQPGSEADFSSSSSTGSISAPEGLMSSSGSKRSSASRSRGVHGRSSASSGLKQSVSPTLTREKDPVTAVYKSTANIRDVYGASSRSSSSNSGSYKGSDSSPTIRRSGKYTSCSDNHGIKPPNPEQYLTPLQQKEVTIRHLRTKLKDSESTLQERWESEVADLKSQLARMREDWIEEECHRVEAQLALKEARKEIKQLREVIDTMKNSLVEKDKGVQKYFVDINIQNKKLESLLQSMELAQNGASRDDSSLDCMCSSPVKSLARSATYTKMAEAMDVGDQAVEEMADSGLLANDDMASRTDLFDQLLRSKPTDGCSGDGSWTQANEMQSILSNSAAFDVSAPNIIFMTNDNRLVREQAIQTDVVPYSPDVQSLILHILKSQHNTPISPISSTWVSDLGQEVCPSEFETKATDTLMDLTPNSPNTTILVSKLESVNHFKSPQAHTCSEQAQYQPSVSGMTEPTFTSAFDQTDNNEFSVSEEQPVCQRSYWSKHFIVDLLAVAAPVVPTLVWIFSTRRGGSGALYNIGVLLRGCCLVALHSLRTQHTQLFPTSFKK
- the sybu gene encoding syntabulin isoform X5; amino-acid sequence: MVCLNSEDFCTQYVPVPGGRGGMGPLNEYHKNQKVQEKRSPRSRIPRLVLRPYSHIQKGSPSSESPLSEEDSRDYDLSSSQSRRSATTVSSISFCSDDTGCPSSQSVSPVKSPSKLTSILLTIPTVNKEERGRKIASGTATEWNGQHIRHKREQKSCLVQPGSEADFSSSSSTGSISAPEGLMSSSGSKRSSASRSRGVHGRSSASSGLKQSVSPTLTREKDPVTAVYKSTANIRDVYGASSRSSSSNSGSYKGSDSSPTIRESEVADLKSQLARMREDWIEEECHRVEAQLALKEARKEIKQLREVIDTMKNSLVEKDKGVQKYFVDINIQNKKLESLLQSMELAQNGASRDDSSLDCMCSSPVKSLARSATYTKMAEAMDVGDQAVEEMADSGLLANDDMASRTDLFDQLLRSKPTDGCSGDGSWTQANEMQSILSNSAAFDVSAPNIIFMTNDNRLVREQAIQTDVVPYSPDVQSLILHILKSQHNTPISPISSTWVSDLGQEVCPSEFETKATDTLMDLTPNSPNTTILVSKLESVNHFKSPQAHTCSEQAQYQPSVSGMTEPTFTSAFDQTDNNEFSVSEEQPVCQRSYWSKHFIVDLLAVAAPVVPTLVWIFSTRRGGSGALYNIGVLLRGCCLVALHSLRTQHTQLFPTSFKK
- the sybu gene encoding syntabulin isoform X6, giving the protein MADSNVSAVAEHVLGQCRQLLTVKGSEADFSSSSSTGSISAPEGLMSSSGSKRSSASRSRGVHGRSSASSGLKQSVSPTLTREKDPVTAVYKSTANIRDVYGASSRSSSSNSGSYKGSDSSPTIRRSGKYTSCSDNHGIKPPNPEQYLTPLQQKEVTIRHLRTKLKDSESTLQERWESEVADLKSQLARMREDWIEEECHRVEAQLALKEARKEIKQLREVIDTMKNSLVEKDKGVQKYFVDINIQNKKLESLLQSMELAQNGASRDDSSLDCMCSSPVKSLARSATYTKMAEAMDVGDQAVEEMADSGLLANDDMASRTDLFDQLLRSKPTDGCSGDGSWTQANEMQSILSNSAAFDVSAPNIIFMTNDNRLVREQAIQTDVVPYSPDVQSLILHILKSQHNTPISPISSTWVSDLGQEVCPSEFETKATDTLMDLTPNSPNTTILVSKLESVNHFKSPQAHTCSEQAQYQPSVSGMTEPTFTSAFDQTDNNEFSVSEEQPVCQRSYWSKHFIVDLLAVAAPVVPTLVWIFSTRRGGSGALYNIGVLLRGCCLVALHSLRTQHTQLFPTSFKK
- the sybu gene encoding syntabulin isoform X2, which produces MVCLNSEDFCTQYVPVPGGRGGMGPLNEYHKNQKVQEKRSPRSRIPRLVLRPYSHIQKGSPSSESPLSEEDSRDYDLSSSQSRRSATTVSSISFCSDDTGCPSSQSVSPVKSPSKLTSILLTIPTVNKEERGRKIASGTATEWNGQHIRHKREQKSCLVQPGSEADFSSSSSTGSISAPEGLMSSSGSKRSSASRSRGVHGRSSASSGLKQSVSPTLTREKDPVTAVYKSTANIRDVYGASSRSSSSNSGSYKGSDSSPTIRRSGKYTSCSDNHGIKPPNPEQYLTPLQQKEVTIRHLRTKLKDSESTLQERESEVADLKSQLARMREDWIEEECHRVEAQLALKEARKEIKQLREVIDTMKNSLVEKDKGVQKYFVDINIQNKKLESLLQSMELAQNGASRDDSSLDCMCSSPVKSLARSATYTKMAEAMDVGDQAVEEMADSGLLANDDMASRTDLFDQLLRSKPTDGCSGDGSWTQANEMQSILSNSAAFDVSAPNIIFMTNDNRLVREQAIQTDVVPYSPDVQSLILHILKSQHNTPISPISSTWVSDLGQEVCPSEFETKATDTLMDLTPNSPNTTILVSKLESVNHFKSPQAHTCSEQAQYQPSVSGMTEPTFTSAFDQTDNNEFSVSEEQPVCQRSYWSKHFIVDLLAVAAPVVPTLVWIFSTRRGGSGALYNIGVLLRGCCLVALHSLRTQHTQLFPTSFKK
- the sybu gene encoding syntabulin isoform X1, yielding MVCLNSEDFCTQYVPVPGGRGGMGPLNEYHKNQKVQEKRSPRSRIPRLVLRPYSHIQKGSPSSESPLSEEDSRDYDLSSSQSRRSATTVSSISFCSDDTGCPSSQSVSPVKSPSKLTSILLTIPTVNKEERGRKIASGTATEWNGQHIRHKREQKSCLVQPGSEADFSSSSSTGSISAPEGLMSSSGSKRSSASRSRGVHGRSSASSGLKQSVSPTLTREKDPVTAVYKSTANIRDVYGASSRSSSSNSGSYKGSDSSPTIRRSGKYTSCSDNHGIKPPNPEQYLTPLQQKEVTIRHLRTKLKDSESTLQERWESEVADLKSQLARMREDWIEEECHRVEAQLALKEARKEIKQLREVIDTMKNSLVEKDKGVQKYFVDINIQNKKLESLLQSMELAQNGASRDDSSLDCMCSSPVKSLARSATYTKMAEAMDVGDQAVEEMADSGLLANDDMASRTDLFDQLLRSKPTDGCSGDGSWTQANEMQSILSNSAAFDVSAPNIIFMTNDNRLVREQAIQTDVVPYSPDVQSLILHILKSQHNTPISPISSTWVSDLGQEVCPSEFETKATDTLMDLTPNSPNTTILVSKLESVNHFKSPQAHTCSEQAQYQPSVSGMTEPTFTSAFDQTDNNEFSVSEEQPVCQRSYWSKHFIVDLLAVAAPVVPTLVWIFSTRRGGSGALYNIGVLLRGCCLVALHSLRTQHTQLFPTSFKK
- the sybu gene encoding syntabulin isoform X3; the protein is MGPLNEYHKNQKVQEKRSPRSRIPRLVLRPYSHIQKGSPSSESPLSEEDSRDYDLSSSQSRRSATTVSSISFCSDDTGCPSSQSVSPVKSPSKLTSILLTIPTVNKEERGRKIASGTATEWNGQHIRHKREQKSCLVQPGSEADFSSSSSTGSISAPEGLMSSSGSKRSSASRSRGVHGRSSASSGLKQSVSPTLTREKDPVTAVYKSTANIRDVYGASSRSSSSNSGSYKGSDSSPTIRRSGKYTSCSDNHGIKPPNPEQYLTPLQQKEVTIRHLRTKLKDSESTLQERWESEVADLKSQLARMREDWIEEECHRVEAQLALKEARKEIKQLREVIDTMKNSLVEKDKGVQKYFVDINIQNKKLESLLQSMELAQNGASRDDSSLDCMCSSPVKSLARSATYTKMAEAMDVGDQAVEEMADSGLLANDDMASRTDLFDQLLRSKPTDGCSGDGSWTQANEMQSILSNSAAFDVSAPNIIFMTNDNRLVREQAIQTDVVPYSPDVQSLILHILKSQHNTPISPISSTWVSDLGQEVCPSEFETKATDTLMDLTPNSPNTTILVSKLESVNHFKSPQAHTCSEQAQYQPSVSGMTEPTFTSAFDQTDNNEFSVSEEQPVCQRSYWSKHFIVDLLAVAAPVVPTLVWIFSTRRGGSGALYNIGVLLRGCCLVALHSLRTQHTQLFPTSFKK